One Hydrogenispora ethanolica DNA segment encodes these proteins:
- a CDS encoding rod shape-determining protein: protein MPVKFITRHFSKDLGIDLGTANSLVYERNKGIIIREPSVVAIAKSTKEVLAVGTEARQMIGRTPGDIVAIRPLREGVIADFDITREMIRNLIRKACRGRIFIKPRVVISIPSGTTEVERRAVIEATLHAGAREVFLIEEPVAAAIGAGLPVHEATGNMIIDIGGGTTDIAVISLGGIVTGQAVRTGGDTMDDAIAKFIRKSYNLMIGERTAEDIKIYLGSAFPLDQEIEYEVRGRDHITGLPKVIVINSEEVRLALKEPLAAIINAVRQTIERTPPELVADIMFKDIVLTGGGALLKGLDRLLAAELGMNVKIADDPLSSVAVGTGKTLEHVNLLSRVLVAAKKASS, encoded by the coding sequence ATGCCGGTTAAGTTTATCACCAGACATTTTTCCAAGGACCTCGGGATCGACCTTGGGACCGCCAACAGCCTGGTTTATGAGCGGAATAAAGGCATCATCATCCGGGAGCCGTCGGTGGTGGCGATCGCCAAAAGCACCAAAGAAGTCCTGGCGGTCGGCACCGAAGCCCGGCAGATGATCGGGCGGACACCCGGGGATATCGTGGCGATCCGGCCGCTGCGGGAGGGAGTCATCGCCGATTTTGACATTACCCGGGAGATGATCAGAAACCTGATCCGCAAGGCGTGCCGGGGCCGGATCTTTATCAAGCCGCGGGTGGTGATCAGCATTCCCTCGGGGACCACCGAGGTCGAGCGGCGGGCCGTGATCGAGGCCACGCTCCATGCCGGCGCCCGGGAAGTCTTCCTGATCGAGGAGCCGGTGGCCGCGGCCATCGGAGCGGGCCTGCCGGTTCATGAAGCGACCGGCAATATGATCATCGACATCGGCGGGGGCACGACGGATATCGCAGTCATTTCGCTGGGCGGCATCGTAACCGGCCAGGCGGTGCGGACCGGCGGCGATACGATGGACGACGCCATTGCCAAGTTCATCCGGAAGAGCTACAATCTGATGATCGGCGAACGGACCGCCGAAGATATCAAGATCTACCTCGGCTCCGCCTTTCCGCTGGACCAAGAGATCGAGTACGAGGTCCGGGGCAGGGATCACATTACCGGTTTGCCGAAAGTGATCGTCATCAATTCGGAAGAAGTGCGGCTCGCCTTGAAGGAACCGCTGGCCGCCATCATCAATGCGGTCCGTCAGACCATCGAGCGCACTCCGCCGGAACTGGTGGCGGACATCATGTTCAAAGATATCGTTCTGACCGGCGGCGGAGCGCTTTTGAAGGGACTGGACCGTTTGCTCGCCGCGGAGCTGGGAATGAACGTCAAGATAGCCGACGATCCGCTGAGCAGTGTGGCAGTGGGCACCGGGAAAACCCTGGAACACGTCAACCTGCTTTCACGGGTCCTGGTGGCCGCCAAGAAGGCCAGCTCCTAG
- a CDS encoding DJ-1/PfpI family protein, which translates to MLNVGFFIFDQMELLDFAGPYEVFAVTSELNDDGLFKLFSVSGDGKAIQTVNGLKVLPDYGFGEHPAIDLLVVPGGVGTRDEMNKPAVLEWLSGAQRQARYTMSVCSGARLLGKMGLLDGVEATTHHEVLPHLREIAPQAIIRPEARFIDNGAILTSAGISAGIDLALYLVEKLHGAEIARKTRIYMEYGNWEELV; encoded by the coding sequence ATGTTAAACGTGGGATTTTTTATCTTCGACCAAATGGAGCTGTTGGATTTCGCCGGACCCTACGAGGTCTTCGCGGTCACTTCGGAACTGAACGACGACGGGCTTTTTAAGCTCTTCTCCGTCTCCGGGGACGGCAAAGCGATTCAGACGGTTAACGGCTTGAAAGTCCTCCCCGATTACGGCTTCGGGGAACATCCCGCCATTGACCTGCTGGTGGTGCCGGGCGGGGTCGGCACCCGGGACGAGATGAATAAGCCGGCGGTGCTGGAGTGGCTCTCCGGCGCTCAGCGCCAGGCGCGTTACACCATGTCGGTCTGCTCCGGCGCCCGGCTGCTCGGCAAAATGGGGCTGCTGGACGGGGTCGAAGCCACCACCCATCATGAGGTCCTTCCCCACCTGCGGGAGATCGCCCCGCAGGCGATCATCCGGCCGGAGGCCCGGTTCATCGATAACGGCGCCATTCTGACCTCCGCCGGGATCTCGGCCGGAATCGACCTGGCGCTGTATCTGGTGGAGAAGCTTCATGGCGCGGAAATCGCCCGGAAGACCCGGATCTACATGGAGTACGGCAACTGGGAGGAACTGGTATGA
- a CDS encoding winged helix-turn-helix domain-containing protein, whose translation MPNTIAIIEDEQNIVELVKYNLDREGYRTISANTGKKGLDLVHQELPDLVILDLMLPELDGISVCKQLRADQTTKSIPIIILTAKSEEADRVLGLEMGADDYVTKPFSPRELVARVRAVLRRSGNVDEDEPEIIENGEIRMDLRQHIVKVRGEEIELTPKEFDFLKLLLLNPGRAFTREFLLEHLWGYEYFGDTRTVDVHVRRLRQKIETNAADPIYLETVRGVGYRFRGE comes from the coding sequence ATGCCGAACACCATCGCCATCATCGAGGATGAACAAAATATCGTCGAACTTGTCAAATATAATCTGGACCGCGAAGGTTACCGCACTATCTCCGCCAACACCGGCAAGAAAGGCCTGGATCTGGTCCATCAGGAACTGCCGGACCTGGTGATTCTGGACCTGATGCTGCCGGAGCTGGACGGAATCTCGGTCTGCAAGCAACTGCGGGCCGATCAGACCACCAAGTCGATTCCCATCATTATCCTGACCGCCAAGAGCGAAGAGGCGGACCGGGTATTGGGCCTGGAAATGGGCGCCGACGACTATGTTACCAAGCCGTTCTCCCCGCGGGAGCTGGTGGCCAGGGTCCGGGCGGTCCTGCGCCGCAGCGGCAACGTGGATGAGGATGAGCCGGAGATCATCGAGAACGGCGAGATCCGGATGGATCTCCGCCAGCATATCGTGAAAGTCCGGGGCGAGGAGATCGAGTTGACCCCGAAGGAATTCGATTTTCTGAAGCTCTTGTTGCTCAATCCGGGACGGGCCTTCACCCGCGAGTTCCTGCTCGAACATCTCTGGGGCTATGAATATTTCGGCGACACCCGGACGGTCGATGTCCATGTGCGCCGGCTCCGCCAGAAGATTGAGACCAACGCGGCCGATCCGATCTATTTGGAGACCGTGCGCGGCGTAGGATACCGGTTCCGGGGAGAATGA
- a CDS encoding glycine hydroxymethyltransferase, with product MSLAAIQEYLKRVEPERIDPGFLAYLANLTEVAKVAPGIARSIVKELRDQRSNLKLIASENYCSLATQLAMGNLLTDKYAEGFPEHRFYAGCDNVDDIESYAAEQAKQLFGADHAYVQPHSGADANLIAYWAILSARVKTPALGETDPSKLSREDWNKLRHELGNQRLLGMDYYSGGHLTHGYRQNVSAQMFDAYSYGVNRETGLLDYEAIEALAREIKPLILLAGYSAYPRPINFRRFREIADKVGAVFMVDMAHFAGLVAGGVFSGDFNPVAHAHVVTTTTHKTLRGPRGGLVLCCAEFAEHVDKGCPLVIGGPLPQVMAAKAIAFTEANRPEFKDYARRIVQNAAALAQGCIDEGLTVATGGTDNHLLLINVHGLGLTGRQAESALRECGMTLNRNSLPFDPNGAWYTSGLRLGTPATTTLGMAEPEMREIAAIVKLVLTHTRPETIATGANAGKPSKAKYMVDPAAKAEAKARVKALLDRFPVYPQLDLELMEQYFG from the coding sequence ATGTCTTTAGCCGCGATTCAGGAATATCTGAAGCGGGTGGAACCGGAGCGGATCGACCCCGGCTTCCTGGCCTATCTGGCCAACCTGACCGAAGTCGCCAAGGTGGCCCCGGGGATTGCCCGTTCGATCGTCAAGGAGCTGCGGGACCAGCGGAGCAACCTGAAGCTGATCGCCAGCGAAAACTATTGCTCGCTTGCCACGCAGCTGGCCATGGGCAACCTCTTGACCGACAAGTACGCCGAGGGCTTTCCGGAGCACCGTTTCTACGCCGGCTGCGACAATGTGGATGACATCGAATCCTACGCCGCCGAGCAGGCCAAGCAACTCTTCGGCGCCGATCACGCCTATGTCCAGCCCCACAGCGGCGCCGACGCCAACCTGATCGCCTATTGGGCGATCCTGAGCGCCCGGGTGAAGACCCCGGCCCTGGGGGAGACCGACCCCTCCAAACTGTCGCGCGAGGATTGGAACAAACTCCGCCACGAGCTCGGGAATCAGCGTCTCTTGGGCATGGATTACTATTCCGGCGGCCATCTGACCCACGGCTACCGCCAGAACGTTTCGGCGCAGATGTTTGACGCCTACAGTTACGGCGTGAACCGCGAGACCGGACTGCTCGATTACGAGGCCATCGAAGCGCTGGCCCGGGAGATCAAGCCCCTCATTCTGCTGGCGGGCTACAGCGCCTATCCGCGGCCGATCAATTTCCGCCGCTTCCGGGAGATCGCCGACAAAGTCGGCGCGGTCTTCATGGTGGATATGGCCCATTTCGCCGGCCTGGTGGCGGGCGGCGTCTTCAGCGGCGATTTCAACCCGGTGGCCCACGCTCACGTGGTGACGACCACCACCCACAAGACGCTGCGCGGGCCCCGCGGTGGCCTGGTGCTCTGCTGCGCCGAGTTTGCCGAGCATGTGGATAAAGGCTGTCCGCTGGTGATCGGCGGTCCCCTGCCGCAGGTGATGGCGGCCAAGGCCATCGCCTTCACCGAGGCCAACCGGCCGGAGTTCAAGGACTACGCGCGCCGGATCGTTCAAAACGCCGCCGCCCTGGCGCAAGGCTGTATCGACGAGGGCCTGACGGTGGCCACCGGCGGCACCGACAACCACCTGCTGCTCATCAATGTGCACGGCCTGGGCCTGACCGGCCGCCAGGCCGAGAGCGCGCTGCGCGAGTGCGGCATGACCCTGAACCGGAATTCGCTGCCCTTCGATCCCAACGGCGCCTGGTACACCAGCGGCTTGCGGCTGGGCACCCCGGCTACCACCACGCTGGGCATGGCCGAGCCGGAGATGCGGGAGATCGCGGCCATCGTCAAACTGGTCCTGACCCATACCCGGCCGGAGACCATCGCCACCGGCGCCAACGCCGGGAAGCCGAGCAAGGCCAAGTATATGGTGGATCCGGCGGCTAAGGCCGAAGCCAAGGCGCGGGTCAAGGCGCTGCTGGACCGGTTCCCGGTCTATCCGCAGCTGGATCTGGAGCTGATGGAGCAGTATTTCGGGTAG
- a CDS encoding deoxycytidylate deaminase, producing MRPSKEEYYLNIASQVAERGTCLRRKFGAVIVNNDQIISTGYVGAPRGTINCCDLERCPREAAGIPPGERYELCRSVHAEANAIIHADRLEMIGATLYLACIDAKTGEFTPGTKPCRMCTRLIINAGIEKVVVREAAGRCTEYLVANWVWEENLNLSDARGY from the coding sequence ATGAGACCATCCAAGGAAGAGTATTATCTGAACATCGCTTCGCAGGTAGCGGAGCGCGGCACCTGCCTGCGGCGGAAATTCGGCGCGGTCATCGTCAATAACGATCAGATCATCAGCACCGGGTATGTGGGCGCGCCGCGCGGCACCATCAACTGCTGCGACCTGGAGCGCTGTCCCCGGGAGGCGGCGGGCATTCCGCCGGGGGAACGCTACGAACTCTGCCGCTCGGTCCATGCCGAGGCCAACGCGATCATTCACGCCGACCGGCTGGAGATGATCGGCGCTACTCTCTACCTGGCCTGCATCGACGCGAAGACCGGGGAATTCACTCCGGGCACCAAGCCCTGCCGGATGTGCACCCGGCTGATCATCAACGCCGGAATCGAAAAGGTGGTCGTCCGCGAGGCGGCCGGCCGCTGTACCGAGTATCTGGTGGCCAACTGGGTCTGGGAGGAGAATCTGAATCTCTCCGACGCCAGGGGTTATTGA
- the pnpS gene encoding two-component system histidine kinase PnpS, translated as MIQLGGFLLLLFLPFLLSGVMRRNFNFVLFGLVWFGLVGWLIYRWLRNPLKDLLDYTENLRLGIPIRNRISRRDDIYGQLAKGLEKLERSHTSHLSTLHGRMEEIQAILTSMSEGVIATDITGRISLINPAAAELFHLGPGEGVGEFPYKVFPRSELGEIFHQVYVKGYPQALELTWPGSPERVLNLHLAPIRGDEIEEIRGVVAVIGDITKLRQLESMRKDFVANVSHELKTPLTSIKGFIETLIDGAIEDRGAAQRFLGIIHQETERLNHIIADLLDLSKLESGRTELNVSTIDLDELVAEVVDAAENRLRAKNLELTLAIEAKVISGDEDLLREVIVNLFDNAMKYTPEGGAIKIGSAEGPEGVEVYVEDTGFGIPEESLPRLFERFYRVDKGRSREMGGTGLGLSIVKHIIERHCGKVAVSSKLGRGSRFSFIIPHQFDCEESHGTVE; from the coding sequence ATGATACAGTTGGGGGGGTTTCTCCTCCTTCTTTTTTTGCCGTTTTTATTATCCGGCGTCATGCGCCGCAATTTTAACTTCGTCCTTTTCGGCCTGGTCTGGTTCGGCCTGGTCGGCTGGCTGATCTATCGCTGGCTGCGCAATCCGCTGAAGGATCTCCTGGATTACACCGAGAACCTGCGGCTGGGGATCCCCATCCGCAACCGGATCAGCCGGCGGGACGATATTTACGGGCAATTGGCCAAGGGCCTTGAGAAGCTGGAACGCTCCCATACCAGCCACCTTAGCACGCTGCACGGCCGGATGGAGGAGATACAGGCCATCCTGACCAGCATGTCCGAGGGGGTTATTGCCACGGACATCACCGGCCGGATCAGCCTGATCAACCCGGCCGCCGCCGAGCTGTTTCATCTCGGCCCCGGCGAGGGAGTGGGCGAGTTCCCCTACAAGGTCTTCCCCCGTTCCGAATTGGGAGAGATCTTTCATCAGGTCTACGTGAAAGGCTATCCCCAGGCCCTGGAGCTTACCTGGCCGGGCAGCCCGGAACGGGTGCTCAATCTGCACCTGGCGCCGATTCGCGGCGACGAGATTGAGGAGATCCGGGGCGTGGTCGCGGTCATCGGCGACATCACCAAGCTCCGCCAGCTGGAGTCGATGCGCAAGGATTTCGTGGCCAATGTCTCCCATGAGCTGAAGACTCCGCTCACCTCGATCAAAGGATTCATTGAAACCCTGATCGACGGGGCGATCGAGGATCGGGGCGCCGCCCAACGCTTCTTGGGGATCATTCACCAGGAGACCGAACGGCTGAATCATATCATCGCCGACCTGCTCGACCTCTCCAAGCTGGAGTCGGGCCGGACCGAACTGAATGTCAGCACCATCGACCTGGATGAGCTGGTGGCCGAGGTGGTCGACGCGGCGGAAAACCGGCTCCGCGCCAAAAATCTTGAATTAACGCTGGCGATCGAGGCCAAAGTAATCTCGGGCGATGAAGATCTGCTGCGCGAGGTGATCGTCAACCTGTTTGATAACGCGATGAAGTACACCCCGGAGGGCGGGGCCATCAAAATCGGCAGCGCCGAAGGGCCCGAGGGCGTGGAGGTCTACGTCGAAGACACCGGATTCGGCATACCCGAAGAGAGCCTGCCCCGGCTCTTTGAACGCTTTTACCGGGTGGACAAAGGCCGTTCCCGCGAAATGGGCGGCACCGGGTTGGGCCTTTCGATCGTGAAACACATTATCGAGCGGCATTGCGGCAAGGTCGCGGTCAGCAGCAAGCTGGGCCGGGGCAGCCGCTTCTCCTTCATCATTCCGCATCAATTCGACTGTGAGGAGTCCCATGGAACGGTTGAATAA
- a CDS encoding small basic family protein: MFVIIGAILGVLLGLLLPYDIPVNWVKYSAIAILAALDAIFGGLRAQLERKFSLNQFISSFFTNTALAALLAYLGDILGVDIYVGAVVAFSIRLFQNLSMIRRAIFDRFQWHNGLDNQHGKDV, from the coding sequence ATGTTTGTGATCATCGGAGCCATTCTGGGGGTCCTGTTGGGACTGTTACTGCCTTATGATATTCCGGTCAATTGGGTTAAATATTCGGCCATCGCCATTCTGGCGGCGCTCGATGCCATCTTCGGGGGCCTGCGGGCCCAATTGGAGCGGAAGTTCTCGCTGAACCAGTTCATCAGCAGCTTCTTTACCAATACCGCCTTGGCGGCCTTGCTGGCCTATCTCGGCGATATTCTCGGAGTGGATATTTATGTGGGAGCGGTGGTGGCTTTCAGCATTCGGCTCTTCCAAAACCTCTCCATGATCCGCCGCGCCATCTTCGACAGATTCCAGTGGCATAACGGCCTGGACAATCAGCACGGCAAGGACGTCTGA
- a CDS encoding DUF881 domain-containing protein encodes MISTNRSWQLGVGIVAMVLGMLLVFQFRTEWKIRSTLPTRQINELAKLFSTQKRQLEKYEQEIADLRKQVKDYDRDREVTRLKMSAGLVPLSGKGVRIVLSDSDKKLKDYEDPVFYIVHYDQLELLVNELWAAGAEAISVNKNRIGSTTGFSCAGTTILIDTKRLAPPYVVEAIGDPENLKSALMMPGGFVEQQILSFNLKFSIQPEDELLIPAYKGSISFEHAKMAEEGE; translated from the coding sequence GTGATTTCTACCAATCGAAGTTGGCAATTGGGAGTGGGCATCGTCGCCATGGTCCTCGGTATGCTGCTGGTCTTTCAATTCCGTACCGAGTGGAAAATCCGTTCCACTCTGCCAACCCGGCAAATTAATGAGCTGGCGAAACTCTTCAGCACTCAAAAGCGGCAATTGGAAAAGTATGAGCAGGAGATCGCCGACTTGCGCAAGCAAGTGAAGGATTACGATCGCGACCGCGAGGTCACCCGGTTAAAGATGTCCGCCGGCCTGGTGCCGCTCTCCGGCAAAGGGGTGCGGATCGTGCTCAGCGATTCGGACAAGAAGTTGAAAGACTATGAAGATCCGGTCTTTTATATCGTGCATTACGACCAGCTGGAGTTGTTGGTCAACGAGTTGTGGGCCGCCGGGGCGGAGGCCATCTCCGTCAATAAAAACCGGATCGGCAGTACCACCGGGTTCAGTTGCGCCGGGACCACTATTTTGATCGATACCAAGCGGCTGGCTCCGCCGTATGTCGTGGAAGCCATCGGCGACCCCGAGAATCTGAAGAGCGCCTTGATGATGCCGGGCGGCTTCGTGGAGCAACAGATCCTCTCCTTCAATTTGAAGTTTTCGATCCAGCCCGAAGACGAATTGTTGATCCCCGCTTATAAGGGGAGCATCTCCTTTGAGCATGCCAAAATGGCCGAGGAGGGGGAATAA
- a CDS encoding glycosyltransferase family 4 protein encodes MQIGIFTNCYKPLVNGVVGAVTLLRKGFLEAGHQVYIFTPAYDHFRDEEDGIFRYPAVDLTTKVKYPVAIPWSPRISRQLAGLRLDIVHSHHPFVLGPLARRVARRKGIPAVYTFHTQYDQYTHYVPLPAELVKWSAKRQVRRFAKTVDGITTPAESARQILIGYGVDRPIAVIPNPTDLSKFQSGDGRKIREQYGLGGEKLLVNIGRVAPEKNLSLLLAAFQRMIAQAPQGTLKLMIVGDGPALQPLIREAEERGLGDRVIFTGMVHPDAIPDYLAAADLFVMTSTSEVKPMAQLEALAAGVPIVAVAAAGANDTIEHDRNGLLTPEDAEAFAAAVVGLAYDEWKYRSFGKAAQRTADAYSYRRIAGEYLETFGRLIHDMKRC; translated from the coding sequence TTGCAGATCGGGATTTTTACCAATTGTTACAAACCGCTGGTCAATGGAGTCGTCGGCGCGGTGACCCTGCTGCGGAAGGGTTTTCTGGAGGCCGGACACCAGGTCTATATTTTTACCCCGGCCTACGATCATTTCCGGGACGAGGAGGACGGGATCTTCCGCTATCCGGCGGTCGATCTGACGACCAAGGTCAAATACCCGGTGGCCATTCCCTGGTCGCCCCGGATCAGCCGGCAATTGGCCGGCTTGCGGCTGGATATCGTCCACAGCCACCATCCTTTCGTGCTGGGGCCGCTGGCCCGGCGGGTGGCCCGGCGGAAGGGGATTCCGGCGGTCTACACCTTTCACACCCAGTACGACCAGTACACTCATTATGTGCCGCTCCCCGCGGAGCTGGTCAAGTGGAGCGCCAAGCGGCAGGTGCGCCGTTTCGCGAAGACGGTGGACGGCATCACCACTCCGGCGGAGTCGGCCCGCCAGATCTTGATCGGCTATGGGGTGGACCGGCCGATCGCAGTGATCCCCAATCCGACCGACCTGAGCAAGTTCCAATCCGGCGACGGCCGGAAGATCCGGGAACAGTACGGCTTGGGCGGGGAGAAGCTGTTGGTGAATATCGGCCGGGTCGCGCCGGAGAAGAACCTCAGCCTGCTCCTGGCGGCCTTTCAGCGGATGATCGCCCAGGCGCCGCAGGGGACCTTAAAACTGATGATCGTCGGCGACGGCCCGGCGCTGCAACCCCTGATCCGCGAGGCGGAGGAGCGCGGCCTGGGCGACCGGGTGATCTTCACCGGAATGGTCCATCCCGACGCGATCCCCGATTATCTGGCCGCCGCCGACCTGTTTGTGATGACCTCGACCTCGGAGGTGAAGCCGATGGCCCAATTGGAGGCCTTGGCCGCCGGGGTGCCGATCGTGGCGGTGGCCGCGGCCGGCGCCAACGATACTATCGAGCATGACCGGAACGGCTTGCTGACGCCGGAGGATGCCGAGGCCTTCGCCGCCGCCGTGGTCGGACTGGCCTATGACGAATGGAAATACCGGTCGTTCGGGAAGGCGGCGCAGCGCACCGCCGACGCTTACTCCTACCGGCGCATCGCCGGAGAGTATCTGGAGACGTTCGGCCGGTTGATTCACGATATGAAGAGGTGTTAG
- a CDS encoding pseudouridine synthase: MERLNKFLAAAGLASRRGADTLIAAGRVKVNGAVVRELGTQLDPAADRVEVDGRPVVPAPQYEYLILHKPPGYLTTVSDPFDRPTVMKLLPHTKTRIYPVGRLDLDTSGLLFFTNDGALALALTHPRHWIEKEYRALVAGVPSAGQLEQLRRGIRLEDGMTAPAKIAIERVENGNAMVRIILREGRKRQVKRMLQAVGHPVRTLQRLRMGPLCLGELQPGQYRPPTPEELAQLLELKAELGRSGR, encoded by the coding sequence ATGGAACGGTTGAATAAATTTCTGGCTGCCGCGGGGCTGGCCTCGCGGCGGGGGGCCGATACGCTGATCGCGGCCGGACGGGTCAAAGTCAACGGCGCCGTGGTGCGGGAGTTGGGCACCCAGCTCGACCCGGCGGCCGACCGGGTCGAAGTCGACGGCCGGCCGGTAGTCCCGGCGCCGCAGTATGAATATTTGATTCTGCACAAGCCGCCGGGCTATCTGACTACGGTCAGCGACCCGTTTGACCGGCCCACGGTGATGAAACTGCTCCCTCATACCAAGACGCGCATATACCCGGTAGGCCGGCTGGACCTGGACACTTCCGGGTTATTATTTTTTACGAACGACGGCGCTCTCGCCCTGGCTCTGACCCACCCGCGCCATTGGATCGAGAAGGAATACCGGGCGCTGGTGGCGGGGGTTCCCTCCGCCGGCCAGCTGGAACAATTGCGCCGGGGCATCCGGCTGGAAGACGGGATGACGGCTCCGGCAAAAATTGCGATAGAACGGGTTGAAAATGGCAATGCTATGGTCAGGATTATTTTGCGGGAGGGCCGGAAACGCCAGGTCAAACGGATGCTGCAAGCCGTGGGCCATCCGGTGCGAACGCTGCAGCGGTTGCGGATGGGCCCGCTGTGCCTGGGAGAGCTCCAGCCCGGCCAGTATCGTCCGCCGACCCCGGAAGAGCTGGCGCAGTTACTGGAGCTCAAAGCGGAGCTGGGGCGGTCCGGCCGTTAG
- a CDS encoding DUF2461 domain-containing protein: protein MGTQATAKFEGFYPETLEFLREVRANNSKAWFEERRPEYERVLLEPMRALVGELGGFMLAVDPRLEVRPAVGKTISRIFRDTRFSKDKSLFRSNMWCSFRRAFQEWEDTPSFFFEINPDEYCYGMGFYLASRPTMAAFRKRLDTQPEQFLEAIRPLGSGYFELEGEQYRKPLGPAKPPELAAWYQRKNFYLIRYGRPGATLFSAELVRELLDGLERAVPLYHYLWETVAARDASA, encoded by the coding sequence ATGGGTACGCAAGCGACGGCGAAGTTTGAAGGATTTTACCCGGAGACCCTGGAGTTTCTGCGGGAGGTGCGGGCCAACAATAGCAAGGCGTGGTTCGAGGAGCGCCGGCCCGAGTATGAGCGGGTGTTGCTCGAACCGATGCGGGCCCTGGTCGGGGAGTTGGGCGGCTTTATGCTGGCGGTGGATCCGCGGCTGGAGGTCAGGCCGGCGGTGGGCAAGACCATCTCGCGCATCTTCCGGGACACCCGGTTCTCCAAGGACAAGTCGCTCTTCCGCAGCAACATGTGGTGCTCTTTCCGGCGGGCGTTTCAGGAGTGGGAGGATACCCCCTCGTTCTTCTTTGAGATCAATCCGGACGAGTACTGCTACGGCATGGGCTTTTATCTGGCGTCCCGGCCGACGATGGCCGCCTTCCGCAAGCGGCTCGACACTCAACCGGAGCAGTTTCTGGAAGCCATCCGCCCGCTGGGCTCCGGCTATTTTGAGCTGGAGGGAGAGCAGTACCGGAAGCCGCTGGGCCCGGCCAAGCCGCCGGAGCTGGCCGCGTGGTATCAACGGAAGAATTTCTACCTGATCCGCTACGGCCGCCCTGGCGCGACGCTCTTCAGCGCGGAATTGGTCCGGGAATTGCTGGATGGTTTGGAACGGGCCGTGCCGCTCTACCATTATCTTTGGGAGACGGTCGCCGCCAGGGACGCCAGCGCCTAG
- a CDS encoding GNAT family N-acetyltransferase, giving the protein MIRTARPEDAPAIQVLYEILCPGLPVRVLPERIAAIDTDPRNFLLVAEAAGRVVGTAFLTVALSPMFGTQPFGVIEYLVVDPGARGRGVGGRLMEQLLDICRAQHCTAVLLASSAHRTRAHAFFVRHGFDGDAKKGFVNYLNRKS; this is encoded by the coding sequence ATGATCCGAACCGCCCGGCCGGAGGATGCGCCGGCCATCCAAGTCCTCTATGAGATACTCTGCCCGGGGCTGCCCGTCCGGGTACTGCCGGAGCGGATCGCCGCCATCGACACGGATCCCCGTAATTTCCTGCTCGTCGCCGAAGCCGCCGGCCGGGTGGTGGGGACCGCCTTTCTGACCGTCGCCTTGAGCCCGATGTTCGGGACCCAACCGTTCGGCGTCATCGAGTATCTGGTGGTCGATCCGGGAGCGCGCGGCCGAGGCGTCGGCGGCCGGTTGATGGAGCAGCTGCTGGATATCTGCAGGGCACAGCATTGCACCGCCGTGCTCCTGGCCAGCAGCGCCCACCGGACCCGGGCCCATGCCTTCTTCGTCCGGCACGGCTTTGACGGCGACGCCAAAAAAGGGTTTGTGAATTACCTTAACCGGAAATCCTAA